The Puntigrus tetrazona isolate hp1 chromosome 23, ASM1883169v1, whole genome shotgun sequence genome has a segment encoding these proteins:
- the eef1a2 gene encoding LOW QUALITY PROTEIN: elongation factor 1-alpha 2 (The sequence of the model RefSeq protein was modified relative to this genomic sequence to represent the inferred CDS: inserted 1 base in 1 codon; deleted 1 base in 1 codon) translates to MGKEKIHINIVVIGHVDSGKSTTTGHLIYKCGGIDKRTIEKFEKEAAEMGKGSFKYAWVLDKLKAERERGITIDISLWKFETTKYYITIIDAPGHRDFIKNMITGTSQADCAVLIVAAGVGEFEAGISKNGQTREHALLAYTLGVKQLIVAVNKMDSTEPSYSEKRYDEIVKEVSAYIKKIGYSPASVPFVPISGWHGDNMLEPSSNMPWFKGWKLDRKEHHASGVTLLEALDTIMPPTRPTDKPLRLPLQDVYKIGGIGTVPVGRVETGILRPSMVVTFAPVNITTEVKSVEMHHESLSEALPGDNVGFNVKNVSVKDIRRGNVCGDSKSDPPQEASGFTAQVIILNHPGQISAGYSPVIDCHTAHIACKFAELKEKIDRRSGKKLEDNPKSLKSGDAAIVDMIPGKPMCXESFSQYPPLGRFAVRDMRQTVAVGVIKSVEKKIGGSGKVTKSAQKAQKSGK, encoded by the exons ATGGGGAAAGAGAAGATCCACATCAACATAGTGGTCATCGGCCATGTTGATTCTGGGAAATCCACCACCACTGGCCATCTCATCTATAAATGTGGAGGAATTGATAAAAGAACCATCGAGAAGTTTGAAAAAGAGGCTGCAGAG ATGGGAAAAGGTTCCTTTAAGTACGCCTGGGTTCTGGACAAGCTGAAGGccgagagggagagaggaatTACCATAGACATCTCACTCTGGAAGTTTGAGACCACCAAATACTACATAACCATAATAGATGCACCAGGACACCGAGACTTCATCAAGAACATGATCACTGGGACTTCTCAG GCCGATTGTGCTGTTCTAATTGTAGCAGCTGGAGTGGGCGAATTTGAGGCAGGCATCTCTAAAAATGGACAAACAAGGGAACACGCCCTGCTGGCGTACACGCTGGGCGTCAAGCAGCTGATTGTAGCCGTCAACAAGATGGACTCCACGGAGCCGTCCTATAGTGAGAAACGCTACGACGAGATCGTTAAAGAAGTGAGCGCCTACATCAAAAAGATCGGTTATAGCCCCGCCTCTGTGCCCTTCGTCCCAATTTCAGGTTGGCATGGCGACAACATGCTGGAACCGTCTTCTAAT ATGCCGTGGTTTAAAGGCTGGAAGCTGGACAGGAAGGAGCATCATGCCAGTGGCGTTACTCTACTGGAAGCTCTCGATACCATCATGCCTCCAACACGCCCCACTGACAAACCCTTGCGTCTGCCCCTGCAAGACGTCTACAAGATTGGAG GTATAGGCACTGTGCCGGTGGGCAGGGTGGAGACGGGTATCCTGCGC CCCAGTATGGTGGTGACCTTCGCCCCGGTCAACATCACTACAGAGGTGAAGTCGGTGGAGATGCATCACGAGTCTCTGAGTGAAGCTCTGCCTGGAGACAACGTGGGCTTTAATGTGAAGAATGTGTCCGTTAAAGACATAAGAAGAGGTAACGTTTGTGGGGACAGTAAGTCAGACCCGCCTCAGGAAGCTTCAGGGTTCACAGCACAG GTCATCATTTTGAATCACCCAGGACAGATCAGCGCAGGTTACTCTCCTGTCATAGACTGCCACACGGCTCACATTGCCTGTAAGTTTGCTGAGCTTAAGGAGAAGATCGATCGCCGTTCGGGCAAGAAGCTGGAAGACAACCCCAAAAGCCTGAAGTCTGGAGATGCTGCCATTGTGGACATGATCCCAGGAAAACCAATGT GTGAGAGCTTCTCTCAATACCCTCCACTGG GACGCTTCGCCGTCAGAGACATGAGACAGACCGTTGCAGTCGGTGTCATCAAAAGCGTGGAAAAGAAGATTGGCGGCAGCGGAAAAGTGACCAAATCTGCTCAGAAAGCTCAAAAATCTGGCAAATGA
- the LOC122329294 gene encoding MRG/MORF4L-binding protein isoform X3: protein MGEAEAVPSDEKQAETGICTAEESIVWSQEVEVCLFHAMLGHKPVGVNRHFHMICIRDKFSQNIGRQVSSKVIWDHLSTMYDMQALHESEILPFPNSEKSFVLPEEIIQDVKEGKVGSEEDVKEEFKEESDPPATHEEGSNCSVKLLERSDSGREKERQRAERGGSGETGSGSKESAGEKRKRSRAVEKVMNSSNPSSPGGAKRRRT, encoded by the exons ATGGGGGAAGCCGAGGCTGTGCCGTCCGACGAAAAACAAGCAGAAACCGGCATCTGTACCGCCGAGGAATCGATTGTATGGAGCCAGGAGGTGGAAGTGTGTCTTTTTCACGCAATGCTGGGACACAAACCCGTAG GAGTGAATCGACATTTCCACATGATCTGTATTCGCGATAAGTTCAGCCAGAACATCGGCAGGCAGGTGTCCTCTAAAGTCATCTGGGATCACCTGAGCACCATGTATGACATGCAGGCGCTG CATGAATCAGAAATACTCCCGTTTCCAAACTCTGAGAAGAGCTTTGTTCTGCCTGAAGAGATCATACAGGATGTCAAGGAAG GTAAAGTGGGATCTGAAGAAGACGTGAAGGAGGAGTTCAAAGAAGAAAGTGACCCACCTGCAACCCACGAAGAAG GCAGCAATTGCTCCGTGAAGCTTTTGGAGAGGTCGGACAGCGGGcgcgagaaagagagacagcGGGCAGAGAGGGGGGGCTCAGGTGAGACGGGCAGCGGGTCGAAAGAATCAGCCGGggaaaagaggaagaggagtcGAGCCGTGGAAAAGGTGATGAACTCCAGCAACCCCTCCAGCCCTGGGGGAGCCAAACGCCGCAGGACGTAG
- the LOC122329294 gene encoding MRG/MORF4L-binding protein isoform X1, with amino-acid sequence MGEAEAVPSDEKQAETGICTAEESIVWSQEVEVCLFHAMLGHKPVGVNRHFHMICIRDKFSQNIGRQVSSKVIWDHLSTMYDMQALHESEILPFPNSEKSFVLPEEIIQDVKEGKVGSEEDVKEEFKEESDPPATHEEGLGPSMAGQDFASNCSVKLLERSDSGREKERQRAERGGSGETGSGSKESAGEKRKRSRAVEKVMNSSNPSSPGGAKRRRT; translated from the exons ATGGGGGAAGCCGAGGCTGTGCCGTCCGACGAAAAACAAGCAGAAACCGGCATCTGTACCGCCGAGGAATCGATTGTATGGAGCCAGGAGGTGGAAGTGTGTCTTTTTCACGCAATGCTGGGACACAAACCCGTAG GAGTGAATCGACATTTCCACATGATCTGTATTCGCGATAAGTTCAGCCAGAACATCGGCAGGCAGGTGTCCTCTAAAGTCATCTGGGATCACCTGAGCACCATGTATGACATGCAGGCGCTG CATGAATCAGAAATACTCCCGTTTCCAAACTCTGAGAAGAGCTTTGTTCTGCCTGAAGAGATCATACAGGATGTCAAGGAAG GTAAAGTGGGATCTGAAGAAGACGTGAAGGAGGAGTTCAAAGAAGAAAGTGACCCACCTGCAACCCACGAAGAAG GTCTGGGTCCCAGTATGGCTGGCCAGGATTTTGCGAG CAATTGCTCCGTGAAGCTTTTGGAGAGGTCGGACAGCGGGcgcgagaaagagagacagcGGGCAGAGAGGGGGGGCTCAGGTGAGACGGGCAGCGGGTCGAAAGAATCAGCCGGggaaaagaggaagaggagtcGAGCCGTGGAAAAGGTGATGAACTCCAGCAACCCCTCCAGCCCTGGGGGAGCCAAACGCCGCAGGACGTAG
- the LOC122329294 gene encoding MRG/MORF4L-binding protein isoform X5 has product MGEAEAVPSDEKQAETGICTAEESIVWSQEVEVCLFHAMLGHKPVGVNRHFHMICIRDKFSQNIGRQVSSKVIWDHLSTMYDMQALHESEILPFPNSEKSFVLPEEIIQDVKEGKVGSEEDVKEEFKEESDPPATHEEGLGPSMAGQDFARQQLLREAFGEVGQRARERETAGREGGLR; this is encoded by the exons ATGGGGGAAGCCGAGGCTGTGCCGTCCGACGAAAAACAAGCAGAAACCGGCATCTGTACCGCCGAGGAATCGATTGTATGGAGCCAGGAGGTGGAAGTGTGTCTTTTTCACGCAATGCTGGGACACAAACCCGTAG GAGTGAATCGACATTTCCACATGATCTGTATTCGCGATAAGTTCAGCCAGAACATCGGCAGGCAGGTGTCCTCTAAAGTCATCTGGGATCACCTGAGCACCATGTATGACATGCAGGCGCTG CATGAATCAGAAATACTCCCGTTTCCAAACTCTGAGAAGAGCTTTGTTCTGCCTGAAGAGATCATACAGGATGTCAAGGAAG GTAAAGTGGGATCTGAAGAAGACGTGAAGGAGGAGTTCAAAGAAGAAAGTGACCCACCTGCAACCCACGAAGAAG GTCTGGGTCCCAGTATGGCTGGCCAGGATTTTGCGAG GCAGCAATTGCTCCGTGAAGCTTTTGGAGAGGTCGGACAGCGGGcgcgagaaagagagacagcGGGCAGAGAGGGGGGGCTCAGGTGA
- the LOC122329294 gene encoding MRG/MORF4L-binding protein isoform X2, with the protein MGEAEAVPSDEKQAETGICTAEESIVWSQEVEVCLFHAMLGHKPVGVNRHFHMICIRDKFSQNIGRQVSSKVIWDHLSTMYDMQALHESEILPFPNSEKSFVLPEEIIQDVKEGKVGSEEDVKEEFKEESDPPATHEEGLGPSMAGQDFARYGQKKTFRSVPKLQLELSTDQLITRGLCRQPSETSDHQLLREAFGEVGQRARERETAGREGGLR; encoded by the exons ATGGGGGAAGCCGAGGCTGTGCCGTCCGACGAAAAACAAGCAGAAACCGGCATCTGTACCGCCGAGGAATCGATTGTATGGAGCCAGGAGGTGGAAGTGTGTCTTTTTCACGCAATGCTGGGACACAAACCCGTAG GAGTGAATCGACATTTCCACATGATCTGTATTCGCGATAAGTTCAGCCAGAACATCGGCAGGCAGGTGTCCTCTAAAGTCATCTGGGATCACCTGAGCACCATGTATGACATGCAGGCGCTG CATGAATCAGAAATACTCCCGTTTCCAAACTCTGAGAAGAGCTTTGTTCTGCCTGAAGAGATCATACAGGATGTCAAGGAAG GTAAAGTGGGATCTGAAGAAGACGTGAAGGAGGAGTTCAAAGAAGAAAGTGACCCACCTGCAACCCACGAAGAAG GTCTGGGTCCCAGTATGGCTGGCCAGGATTTTGCGAGGTATGGACAGAAGAAAACGTTTCGCTCTGTTCCAAAACTCCAGCTTGAGCTCAGTACAGACCAGCTCATTACCAGAGGCCTCTGTAGACAGCCTTCAGAGACCTCTGACCAT CAATTGCTCCGTGAAGCTTTTGGAGAGGTCGGACAGCGGGcgcgagaaagagagacagcGGGCAGAGAGGGGGGGCTCAGGTGA
- the LOC122329294 gene encoding MRG/MORF4L-binding protein isoform X4, giving the protein MGEAEAVPSDEKQAETGICTAEESIVWSQEVEVCLFHAMLGHKPVGVNRHFHMICIRDKFSQNIGRQVSSKVIWDHLSTMYDMQALHESEILPFPNSEKSFVLPEEIIQDVKEGKVGSEEDVKEEFKEESDPPATHEEGLGPSMAGQDFARYGQKKTFRSVPKLQLELSTDQLITRGLCRQPSETSDHAAIAP; this is encoded by the exons ATGGGGGAAGCCGAGGCTGTGCCGTCCGACGAAAAACAAGCAGAAACCGGCATCTGTACCGCCGAGGAATCGATTGTATGGAGCCAGGAGGTGGAAGTGTGTCTTTTTCACGCAATGCTGGGACACAAACCCGTAG GAGTGAATCGACATTTCCACATGATCTGTATTCGCGATAAGTTCAGCCAGAACATCGGCAGGCAGGTGTCCTCTAAAGTCATCTGGGATCACCTGAGCACCATGTATGACATGCAGGCGCTG CATGAATCAGAAATACTCCCGTTTCCAAACTCTGAGAAGAGCTTTGTTCTGCCTGAAGAGATCATACAGGATGTCAAGGAAG GTAAAGTGGGATCTGAAGAAGACGTGAAGGAGGAGTTCAAAGAAGAAAGTGACCCACCTGCAACCCACGAAGAAG GTCTGGGTCCCAGTATGGCTGGCCAGGATTTTGCGAGGTATGGACAGAAGAAAACGTTTCGCTCTGTTCCAAAACTCCAGCTTGAGCTCAGTACAGACCAGCTCATTACCAGAGGCCTCTGTAGACAGCCTTCAGAGACCTCTGACCAT GCAGCAATTGCTCCGTGA